ACGCTCCCCGCCATTTAATGCCGTTCCGCCCTTCAGCGGAGTTTCGACCTGCCCGCGAACGCCGGCAAGATAATCCGTCCACCCGGCATCCGGTGTTAGCTTTTGCCGCTCCTCGAGGACGAGCTGACGAAATTTTTCAATTCCAAGATTGGCGACCAAAAATTTGACGCGCGCGCGCGCCCGATTGCGCTTCTCCCCCAAGCGGGCAAAAACTCGCGAAATAGATTGAGCCATGGGGAGTAGCTCTTCCTCAGGAAGAAAATCGTCGAATAGTTTGGCTTTGTACGGGACCGCCCCGAGGCCCCCGCCGACGTAGAATTCAAAACCTCGCCGCTCTATTCCGTCGTGTACTTCCGTCTTGGCGATTGCACCCAGGTCGTGCATGCTGGTCAAGCCACAGGGGTACTGGGCGCAGCCTGAAAAGGCCACCTTAAATTTCCGCCCGAAATCTTGCGTATCCGGATGACCCAGCAAGAATTTGGAACAGGCTTTCGCATAGGGAGTTACGTCAAAAACTTCGTCGCGGCAAATTCCGGCAAGAGGGCAGGCGGTGACGTTGCGGACGACATTCCCGCATGCTTCTCGAGTCGTGATACCAACGGCAGCCAACCGCCGCATCAAAGAAGGCGTGTCGTCGATGTGAACGAAGTGATACTGGATGTCTTGACGGGTCGTAACATGAGAAATCGCGTCGGCGTATTCTTCCGATAAGTCCGCGAGGACTTCCATCTGTTCGGGATTCAGACCGCCGAAAGGAACCTTGATGCGCATCATTCCGGGCGCGTCCCAAGCGGTTTCCGGCCCCTTCGTTAATCCTCTCGAAGCTAATTTGAGTTTCTGAATCTTTCGCCCGTCGTGTCGTTGCCCATTGTCGTAGCGTTGGCCATAAATCCCGCGTCTCAAACGAGTCTCCGCGAAAACTCTTTCGTCGATTTTGCCCTGCTTTCTTAGCTCGATCTGAGTTTCGAAAATATCGATCTCGCGTCCGATATCGGACGGCACACGGCTGCCCAGATGGACTTTCCAGCGTGGGGATTCGTTCATCGTAATGCTCTAGTTTATTATAATTCCGATTCCACTAATCAATTAATACCGCAAAAAATTTTTATGTATCAATTAGGCATTTTATACCAATTCCGATCATGAAAGTCAAGATTCCTTTTCTAAGCGAAAGGAGCTATGTTTTGGGCTGCTTTTGCTGGGCAATTCTCCCCTGTAATTCCATGAGAGCATCTAATACTGCTTCAGGTCGAGGCGGACATCCCGGCACGTAGACATCAACGGGAATGACTCTATCAATTCCCTGTACAGTCGCGTAGTTATCATAGAACCCCCCGCTAGCTGCACAGGCACCGAATGCCATCACCCATTTGGGTTCAGCCATCTGCTCATATACGCGTTTCATCACCGGCGACAGCTTTTGGTTGACAGTGCCGATAACCATGAGCAGGTCTGCTTGTCGTGGACTGAAACGTGGCAGCAAAGCACCGAACCGATCAATGTCGTAAGGAGACATGGACAAAGACATGTATTCCATGGCACAGCACGCCGTGGCAAACGGGTAGGGAAAAATCGAATACTTGCGTGCCCAGTTAATCGCGCTCTCTACTCGCGTTAGAACCACAGCCTCCAC
This DNA window, taken from Candidatus Binatia bacterium, encodes the following:
- the nuoB gene encoding NADH-quinone oxidoreductase subunit NuoB; translated protein: MQLSPQKRSPAEDRLLVEAVVLTRVESAINWARKYSIFPYPFATACCAMEYMSLSMSPYDIDRFGALLPRFSPRQADLLMVIGTVNQKLSPVMKRVYEQMAEPKWVMAFGACAASGGFYDNYATVQGIDRVIPVDVYVPGCPPRPEAVLDALMELQGRIAQQKQPKT